One Pleuronectes platessa chromosome 9, fPlePla1.1, whole genome shotgun sequence genomic region harbors:
- the si:ch211-262h13.5 gene encoding alpha-2-HS-glycoprotein: MATESPSVFLLLASLLSAVHAEGSPLVPAELAPVPCNDKVVEKLSRLALTYINEDRGDGYKFALNRIANVHLQAQGPAGNVYYLDLDVLETKCHIGSPKPWKRCDVRPFMETQISGNCNTTILHTPEGFSYLYSYDCTLVPDPPETLQQVCPTCPLLLPVDNPQAVSTAQVTLASYRRRSTLGAGLGLKTITRASAQVVPEKASFVEYTVQECPEGVTERGSCRGRSLVSDTQTAGFCAGSVRGDMSVHPEVQVSCEMFKLQNVDVLRPLQPQTHDLPPDPESPTFPPPIDEPATDPQAVPSDPTSHPAVQPAPFDPAPVEPEPFDPSVAANPLTSSSSSSSSESAEELVNQQRQPAPAPESFASSSEEVGGPLALRPPFDFHYQRRERRRRQALMETSTTHSPVFLSDFPSGRSPFRSCPGPARYTTV, translated from the exons ATGGCCACCGAGTCCCCCTCCGTGTTCCTGCTGCTGGCCTCCCTCCTGTCGGCCGTGCACGCCGAGGGTTCCCCGCTGGTCCCGGCCGAGCTCGCCCCCGTGCCCTGTAATGACAAGGTGGTGGAGAAGCTGTCTCGTCTGGCTCTCACCTACATCAACGAGGACCGCGGCGACGGCTACAAGTTTGCCCTCAACCGCATTGCAAACGTGCACTTGCAGGCTCAG GGCCCGGCAGGCAACGTGTACTACCTGGACCTGGACGTCCTCGAGACCAAGTGTCACATCGGCAGCCCCAAACCATGGAAACGCTGTGACGTCAGGCCCTTCATGGAGACG CAAATCTCTGGAAACTGCAACACGACCATCCTGCACACACCAGAGGGCTTCTCCTACCTGTACAGCTACGACTGCACCCTGGTGCCAG ATCCCCCAGAGACGCTGCAGCAGGTCTGTCCCACCTGTCCCCTGCTGCTGCCCGTGGACAACCCCCAGGCCGTGTCCACAGCGCAGGTCACCCTGGCGTCCTACAGGAGGCGCTCCACGCTGGGGGCAGGACTCGGGCTGAAGACGATCACCAGAGCTTCGGCACAG gtGGTGCCGGAGAAAGCCAGTTTTGTGGAGTACACCGTCCAAGAGTGTCCAGAGGGGGTGACGGAGAGAGGCAGCTGCCGGGGACGCTCACTCGTCTCTGACACACAG ACGGCAGGTTTCTGTGCCGGATCTGTTCGAGGTGACATGAGCGTCCATCCTGAAGTTCAGGTGTCCTGTGAGATGTTCAAACTGCAG aacgTAGACGTCCTCAGGCCGCTGCAGCCTCAGACCCACGACCTCCCTCCGGACCCTGAGAGCCCAACCTTCCCTCCTCCGATTGATGAACCAGCAACTGATCCACAGGCTGTTCCCTCTGACCCGACATCGCACCCTGCTGTTCAACCAGCGCCGTTTGACCCCGCACCCGTTGAGCCCGAGCCCTTTGACCCCTCGGTGGCGGCTAACccgctcacctcctcctcctcctcctcctccagcgagTCGGCTGAAGAGTTGGTCAACCAGCAGCGGCAGCCAGCACCAGCTCCTGAGTCGTTCGCCTCCTCCTCTGAAGAGGTCGGCGGCCCCCTGGCGCTGCGGCCGCCCTTTGACTTCCACTACCAGAGGCGTGAGCGCCGGAGACGCCAGGCCTTGATGGAGACGTCCACCACGCACAGCCCCGTCTTCCTGTCTGATTTCCCCAGCGGCCGCTCTCCTTTCCGCTCCTGTCCCGGTCCCGCTCGATACACCACAGTTTAA